One window of the Eucalyptus grandis isolate ANBG69807.140 chromosome 6, ASM1654582v1, whole genome shotgun sequence genome contains the following:
- the LOC104451880 gene encoding cytochrome P450 CYP82D47: MESSFSFPTTALLGIFAFATVLYFFRSLLVRTKNDRRSVDGHKKASLPEAGGAWPLIGHLHLLGGPVPPHIILASMADKYGPIFTIKTGVHRALIVSNWQIAKQCLTVNDRAFASRPKSVSSEVMAYNYAMFGLAPYGPYWRHVRKITMLELLSNHRLELLKHVRHSEVQASVTHLYKRCMESYSGAPMKVLVDMKRWFGDITLNVVFRMIVGKRYEDEQDEKGREALRSYFDLAGRFIVSDAFPILRWLDLDGYEKMMKKTAHELDRVVQGWLNEHKRRRSANKRRGDNKDSDQDFMDVMLSIVDAAEELPGYDADTFIKATCMALVLAGSDTTSVSLTWALSLLLNHREVLKKAQHELDTQIGRERLVNESDLMNLVYIQAIIKETMRLYPAAPLGVPHESMEDCTVDGYHIPKGTRLLLNFWKIHRDQHIWSDPLEFRPERFLTTHRNFDVRGQNFELIPFGSGRRMCPGINLAMQLISLSLAALLHGFDITTLADEPVDMAEAIGMTNLKATPLEVLVTPRLPEHAYR; encoded by the exons ATGGAGTCCTCTTTCTCGTTTCCAACCACAGCCCTTCTTGGCATCTTCGCCTTCGCAACCGTTCTCTACTTTTTCCGCTCGCTATTAGTTAGAACAAAAAATGACAGAAGAAGTGTCGACGGCCACAAAAAAGCCTCCTTGCCAGAAGCTGGCGGCGCATGGCCTTTGATCGGCCATCTTCATCTCTTAGGAGGCCCAGTGCCGCCCCATATAATCCTAGCAAGCATGGCTGACAAGTACGGGCCGATCTTCACCATCAAGACAGGCGTTCATCGAGCATTGATAGTTAGCAATTGGCAAATAGCCAAGCAGTGCCTTACCGTGAATGACAGAGCCTTTGCGAGTCGACCAAAGTCGGTCAGCTCCGAAGTCATGGCCTACAACTATGCCATGTTTGGCCTCGCTCCCTATGGCCCTTATTGGCGCCACGTGCGCAAGATCACCATGCTTGAGCTCCTCTCCAATCACCGGCTGGAATTGCTCAAGCACGTCCGACACTCGGAGGTACAAGCATCGGTGACCCACTTATATAAGCGATGTATGGAAAGCTATAGTGGTGCGCCAATGAAGGTGTTGGTGGACATGAAGCGATGGTTTGGTGACATTACTCTAAATGTGGTGTTTAGGATGATAGTTGGGAAACGATACGAGGACGAACAAGACGAGAAGGGTCGAGAGGCTTTGAGGAGCTACTTTGATTTAGCAGGAAGGTTCATAGTGTCCGACGCATTCCCGATTTTAAGGTGGTTGGATTTGGATGGGTacgagaagatgatgaagaagacagCCCATGAGCTAGACCGTGTGGTTCAAGGATGGCTAAATGagcacaaaagaagaagaagcgctAACAAGAGACGTGGTGATAACAAGGACAGTGACCAGGATTTCATGGATGTGATGCTCTCCATTGTAGATGCTGCCGAAGAACTTCCAGGTTACGATGCCGATACTTTCATCAAAGCAACATGCATG GCTCTTGTCTTAGCTGGCTCAGACACTACCTCAGTCTCTCTGACGTGGGCCTTGTCTTTGTTGCTCAACCATCGTGAAGTTCTAAAGAAGGCCCAACATGAACTAGACACTCAAATCGGTAGAGAAAGGCTAGTAAATGAATCGGACCTCATGAATTTGGTCTACATCCAAGCCATCATCAAGGAAACCATGCGTTTATACCCGGCGGCCCCACTCGGCGTCCCGCATGAGTCCATGGAAGACTGCACCGTGGATGGCTACCACATCCCGAAGGGCACTCGTCTCCTCTTAAACTTTTGGAAGATCCATCGTGACCAGCACATATGGTCAGACCCTCTAGAATTCCGGCCGGAGAGATTCTTGACCACCCACAGAAATTTCGATGTTCGAGGTCAGAATTTCGAGCTGATACCATTCGGGAGTGGTCGGAGAATGTGCCCTGGAATCAATTTAGCCATGCAACTTATTTCGCTTTCGCTTGCTGCTCTTCTGCATGGGTTTGACATTACAACATTGGCAGATGAGCCAGTTGACATGGCCGAAGCAATCGGAATGACAAATCTCAAAGCCACCCCACTTGAAGTCCTTGTGACTCCACGACTTCCTGAGCACGCATACCGGTGA